A portion of the bacterium genome contains these proteins:
- the meaB gene encoding methylmalonyl Co-A mutase-associated GTPase MeaB, with amino-acid sequence MTRVENRAPELAQVMSRLYPHTGRAQVIGITGPPGAGKSTLADRLVAGFRAQGRRVGVVAVDPSSPFTGGAVLGDRIRMQAHFLDPGVFIRSLSTRGSHGGLPRAARDVTRLLDAFGVDVVLVETVGVGQTELDVMRLADTIVVVLVPEAGDAVQVMKAGLLEIADVFVVNKADRDGALRMQSELEQMLHLRPASAWDVPVLTTQAERNLGVDTVLAALARHRSARGADPAAAERAAVRRAGDLVDVLEEELRRRLEAGLGAATNGLGPLVAAVRDGSLDPYSAALRILGDTDALGTLVGTGGDRR; translated from the coding sequence ATGACCCGGGTGGAGAACCGCGCTCCCGAGCTGGCGCAGGTGATGAGCCGGCTCTACCCGCACACCGGACGGGCCCAGGTGATCGGCATCACCGGCCCGCCCGGCGCAGGCAAGTCGACGCTGGCGGATCGGCTGGTGGCCGGGTTCCGCGCGCAGGGGCGGCGGGTGGGCGTGGTCGCGGTCGATCCGTCGAGCCCGTTCACCGGCGGCGCGGTGCTCGGCGACCGCATCCGCATGCAGGCCCACTTCCTCGATCCGGGCGTCTTCATCCGCAGCCTGTCGACGCGCGGCAGCCACGGCGGCCTGCCGCGAGCGGCGCGCGACGTGACCCGGCTGCTCGACGCGTTCGGCGTCGACGTCGTGCTGGTCGAGACGGTCGGCGTCGGCCAGACGGAGCTGGACGTGATGCGTCTGGCGGATACCATCGTCGTCGTGCTGGTCCCGGAGGCGGGCGACGCCGTGCAGGTGATGAAGGCAGGGCTCCTCGAGATCGCCGACGTCTTCGTCGTCAACAAGGCCGACCGCGACGGCGCGCTGCGCATGCAGTCGGAGCTCGAGCAGATGCTGCACCTGCGGCCGGCGTCGGCGTGGGACGTCCCCGTGCTGACCACGCAGGCCGAGCGCAACCTCGGCGTCGACACCGTGCTGGCGGCGCTCGCCCGCCATCGTTCCGCCCGCGGCGCCGATCCGGCGGCAGCGGAGCGCGCCGCCGTGCGCCGCGCCGGCGACCTCGTCGACGTGCTCGAGGAGGAGCTGCGCCGGCGTCTCGAAGCCGGCCTCGGCGCAGCGACCAACGGACTCGGGCCGCTGGTCGCCGCAGTACGCGACGGCTCGCTCGACCCGTACAGCGCCGCCCTGCGCATCCTCGGCGACACGGACGCGCTCGGCACCCTCGTCGGCACGGGAGGTGACCGGCGGTGA
- a CDS encoding serine/threonine protein phosphatase — protein MSGRLFAIGDIHGCLRELEALLSGLPLVAGDTVCCVGDYIDRGRDSKGVIDLLLAARERSDVRWVFLKGNHEDMCLAFLGRPGRWGESWMQNGGGAAIRSYGLPDRAAPAAVEAAMPESHLAFLASLERALAWPGHRLVHAGIRPGLPWEQQTDQDLFWIREEFIAHPHALPDTIVFGHTPSRDVLVDLPYKIGIDTGCVYGGALTALELPDGVLHQVRAGERALRRRPLPEGRHRRW, from the coding sequence GTGAGCGGTCGCCTGTTCGCGATCGGCGACATCCACGGCTGCCTGCGCGAGCTCGAGGCGTTGCTGTCGGGCCTGCCGCTGGTCGCCGGCGACACGGTCTGCTGCGTCGGCGACTACATCGATCGCGGCCGCGACTCGAAGGGCGTCATCGACCTGCTGCTCGCCGCCCGCGAGCGCTCCGACGTCCGCTGGGTGTTCCTGAAGGGCAACCACGAGGACATGTGCCTCGCGTTCCTCGGCCGCCCCGGCCGCTGGGGCGAGTCGTGGATGCAGAACGGCGGCGGCGCCGCGATCCGCAGCTACGGCCTCCCCGACCGCGCCGCGCCCGCCGCGGTGGAAGCCGCGATGCCCGAGTCGCACCTGGCCTTCCTCGCATCGCTCGAGCGCGCGCTCGCCTGGCCCGGCCATCGCCTCGTACACGCCGGCATCCGCCCCGGACTGCCGTGGGAGCAGCAGACCGATCAGGACCTGTTCTGGATCCGCGAGGAGTTCATCGCCCACCCGCACGCGCTCCCGGACACCATCGTGTTCGGGCACACGCCGTCGCGCGACGTCCTCGTCGACCTTCCGTACAAGATCGGCATCGACACCGGCTGCGTGTACGGCGGCGCCCTCACGGCGCTCGAGCTCCCCGACGGTGTGCTGCACCAGGTGCGCGCCGGCGAACGCGCGCTGCGCCGCCGCCCGCTGCCCGAGGGCCGCCACCGCCGCTGGTGA
- a CDS encoding TolC family protein, with amino-acid sequence MHPALPAVALALASVATACSLAPRAATTERQRAEAAGGAWIVPRADRHLPALPLAPGWRDVVGRALVANGELEAAYREWQAALARIDAAAAYPNTNVSVGFEYLVSGQGLSAWDRTTLEFGFDPMQNLAFPTKVLAAGEIALAEARAAGERFAAARFALKRRVLTTWWQHALAGERVRLAYDAQALARLAVATARAATGAGAQAADAVTADAALLEAGAEIGRLEAERTALRATLNALVLRAADTPLDPPATLPAPRPLPVPDGRGIAGNPGLRALAHDLAGREHALDLAWQQIIPDVNPFVGLTGSMERAAGVVLSIPVRIPLIRAGIAEARAMLSRAEALRDQAGHDRDADLVATLAALHDADRRATLWSERIVPALAQAAATRRAAYAAEAGGLGDLLDAERAVVDARLLAAELHVARETRLAELEELVGADAETLAGGAS; translated from the coding sequence ATGCATCCCGCTCTTCCCGCCGTGGCGCTCGCGCTCGCGAGCGTCGCCACGGCCTGCTCGCTCGCGCCGCGTGCCGCGACCACGGAGCGCCAGCGCGCCGAGGCCGCCGGCGGCGCGTGGATCGTACCGCGTGCCGACCGGCACCTTCCCGCGCTTCCGCTCGCGCCCGGCTGGCGCGACGTGGTCGGACGGGCGCTGGTCGCCAACGGCGAGCTCGAGGCCGCCTACCGGGAGTGGCAGGCGGCGCTGGCCCGCATCGACGCGGCCGCCGCCTACCCGAACACGAACGTCTCGGTGGGCTTCGAGTACCTCGTGTCCGGGCAGGGCCTCTCGGCCTGGGATCGCACCACGCTCGAGTTCGGGTTCGACCCGATGCAGAACCTCGCCTTCCCGACCAAGGTGCTCGCCGCCGGCGAGATCGCGCTGGCGGAGGCGCGCGCGGCCGGAGAGCGCTTCGCAGCGGCGCGGTTCGCGCTGAAGCGGCGGGTGCTCACCACCTGGTGGCAGCATGCCCTCGCCGGCGAGCGTGTGCGCCTGGCGTACGACGCGCAGGCGCTCGCGCGACTCGCCGTCGCGACGGCGCGCGCCGCGACCGGCGCCGGAGCCCAGGCGGCCGACGCGGTCACCGCCGACGCCGCGCTGCTCGAGGCGGGCGCCGAGATCGGGCGGCTCGAGGCCGAGCGCACGGCGTTGCGTGCGACCCTGAACGCGCTCGTCCTCCGTGCCGCCGACACGCCGCTCGACCCCCCGGCGACGCTGCCCGCGCCGCGCCCGCTTCCCGTGCCGGACGGGCGCGGCATCGCGGGCAACCCGGGCCTGCGCGCACTCGCCCACGACCTCGCCGGACGCGAGCACGCGCTCGACCTCGCCTGGCAGCAGATCATCCCCGACGTGAACCCGTTCGTCGGGCTCACCGGCAGCATGGAGCGGGCGGCGGGGGTGGTGCTGTCGATTCCCGTGCGCATCCCGCTGATCCGTGCCGGCATCGCCGAGGCGCGGGCGATGCTGTCGCGGGCGGAGGCCCTGCGCGACCAGGCGGGACACGACCGCGACGCGGACCTCGTCGCGACGCTGGCGGCACTGCACGACGCCGATCGGCGAGCGACGCTGTGGTCGGAGCGGATCGTCCCCGCGCTCGCCCAGGCGGCGGCGACACGGCGGGCCGCCTACGCCGCCGAGGCGGGCGGGCTCGGGGATCTGCTCGACGCGGAACGCGCCGTCGTCGATGCGCGGCTCCTCGCCGCCGAGCTGCACGTGGCGCGCGAAACGCGTCTCGCCGAGCTGGAGGAGCTCGTCGGCGCCGACGCCGAGACGCTCGCGGGAGGTGCGTCGTGA
- a CDS encoding efflux RND transporter periplasmic adaptor subunit has protein sequence MKARVAVAVALAAGLAGGYFLRGTPAPASPDLAAAPEQLWTCGMHPQVLRHEPGSCPICGMALTPLRHEAATPGTREAVTIDPVVVQNMGVRVAPVRRGALAASVRAAGVLAEAQPAQHDVTPRVGGVVTRLWADTDGMHVQQGAPLFALQSPELDAAVGELIAARRAAEESPTAASSTAAAVRTAVERKLARWGVAPDDVARLARLDAPPPAVTFRSPIDGHVVMKEVVEGDGVEAGRTVLRIVDHRALWLEARVFERQLGAVRLGQPATATLDADPGRPITGTVSFVHPHLDAATRTGMVRVAVPNPDLALRPGMFATVELHGEVAADAVLVPREAVIDTGTRQLAFVARPGGRFEARTLRLGEAGVGPDGPAFAVLDGLAPGDDVVVSGQFLLDAESRLREGIARFQATEAGR, from the coding sequence GTGAAGGCCCGCGTCGCCGTCGCCGTCGCCCTCGCGGCCGGCCTGGCCGGAGGCTACTTCCTGCGCGGCACGCCGGCACCGGCGTCGCCCGACCTCGCCGCCGCGCCGGAGCAGCTGTGGACCTGCGGCATGCATCCGCAGGTGCTGCGCCACGAGCCGGGCAGCTGCCCCATCTGCGGCATGGCCCTGACCCCTCTCCGGCACGAGGCCGCGACCCCGGGGACGCGCGAGGCGGTCACCATCGATCCGGTGGTGGTGCAGAACATGGGCGTCCGGGTGGCGCCGGTGCGGCGCGGCGCGCTCGCGGCCTCGGTCCGCGCGGCCGGCGTGCTCGCCGAGGCGCAGCCGGCGCAGCACGACGTCACGCCGCGGGTCGGCGGCGTCGTGACGCGGCTGTGGGCCGACACCGACGGCATGCACGTGCAGCAGGGCGCACCGCTCTTCGCGCTCCAGAGCCCCGAGCTCGACGCCGCCGTCGGCGAGCTGATCGCAGCGCGACGCGCTGCCGAGGAATCCCCGACCGCCGCGTCGTCCACCGCCGCCGCCGTGCGGACGGCGGTGGAGCGCAAGCTCGCCCGCTGGGGCGTGGCGCCGGACGACGTCGCGCGTCTGGCCCGCCTCGACGCACCGCCGCCGGCGGTCACGTTCCGCAGCCCGATCGACGGCCACGTCGTGATGAAGGAGGTCGTCGAGGGCGACGGCGTCGAGGCGGGGAGGACCGTGCTGCGGATCGTCGACCACCGGGCGCTGTGGCTCGAGGCGCGGGTGTTCGAGCGCCAGCTCGGGGCCGTGCGCCTCGGCCAGCCGGCGACGGCGACCCTCGACGCCGACCCCGGCCGGCCGATCACCGGCACGGTGTCGTTCGTCCATCCACATCTCGATGCGGCAACGCGGACCGGCATGGTGCGGGTCGCGGTGCCGAACCCCGACCTCGCGCTGCGCCCCGGCATGTTCGCCACGGTGGAGCTGCACGGCGAGGTCGCTGCCGACGCCGTGCTCGTGCCGCGCGAGGCGGTGATCGACACCGGGACGCGCCAGCTCGCCTTCGTCGCCCGGCCGGGCGGCCGCTTCGAGGCGCGCACGCTACGGCTCGGCGAGGCCGGCGTCGGACCGGACGGGCCGGCGTTCGCGGTCCTCGACGGGCTCGCGCCGGGCGACGACGTCGTCGTCAGCGGCCAGTTCCTGCTCGACGCGGAGAGCCGTCTGCGCGAGGGCATCGCCCGCTTCCAGGCGACGGAGGCGGGGCGGTGA
- a CDS encoding efflux RND transporter permease subunit, which translates to MIARVIAASVRNRLLVVLLTLLLVGLGLHATRTIRLDAIPDLSDVQVIVVTDVPGQNPQVVDDQVTYPLANLMLAVPGSTAVRGFSMFELSFVYVLFEDGTDLYWARSRVLEALSAARERLPPEVQPRLGPDATGVGWVYQYVLYPGWYCASAPRGVWRDDAADRWWARPDDAPPDRRPALRRVRGFADPGTCPLDGSPLRASDQDLSSLRALQDWYVRQPLNAVPGVAEVASIGGFVREYQVVLRPERLLALDLPIGDVVRAVERSNRDVGGAVVEMAEHEYMVRSRGYLGGVDDLAQVPVRVGADGTPVLLGDVATIQVGGAARRGVGELDGRGEAVGGVVVARFGENAYQVIQAAKAKLAELEAGLPPGVYVLPTYDRSALIERAVGTLRRAVIEELIVTALVCLVFLAHVRSALVAIVVLPIGLLVSLLVMQLLGINANVMSLGGLALAVGVMVDSAVVMIENAHKHLERERARVGAGGTPRGQAAVVLAAAVEVGPSLFFSLLVITVSFLPIFVLGEQSGRLFGPLAYTKTFAIAAGAVLGITVVPALMVWLVRGRIPSEAANPLNRAGTRLYEPAFHLTMRHPVATLAVVAVLGASALWPLSQLGEEFMPPLDEGDLLYMPTTDPGIGVTASTALLQQTDRLIKTFPEVVRVHGKIGRAETATDPAPLSMIETVVQLEPDPARWRTRTVARFHDGWPDWLAAPLRWIWSSRRTITREELTYGWTEPDGTRHPGLHQSVSFPGVANAWPYPIENRLQMLTTGIKTPVGVKVLGPDLDVLSALAERTANVLRTVPGTVSAYPERTTGGYYLDVDVDRGAAARYGLTTGDVQDVVQTAVGGMAVTTAVEGLARYPVTVRYARELRDDLPALRAVLVPTATGTQVPLGQLATLRVTPGPPMIRSEDARRSSWVYVDITGRDLGGYVREARARVDAEAPLPPGYTRLWSGRFEQLERANARLRVVVPITLVLIVLLLYAANGSWLRVGIVLLAVPFSLIGAFWFLWILDYDLSLAVWVGIIALLGIDAETGQVMLLYLDTTLERWRDAGRLRTADDLYAAIHEGAVQRLRPKTMTVATDLIGLLPLLWVTGTGADVTRRLVAPLVGGITVSFVMELLVYPVVFYLAQRRRLRLG; encoded by the coding sequence GTGATCGCCCGCGTCATCGCGGCCTCGGTCCGCAATCGCCTGCTGGTCGTGCTCCTCACCCTGCTCCTCGTCGGGCTCGGCCTGCACGCCACGCGCACGATCCGGCTGGACGCCATCCCGGACCTCTCCGACGTCCAGGTGATCGTGGTCACCGACGTACCCGGTCAGAACCCCCAGGTGGTGGACGATCAGGTCACCTATCCGCTCGCCAACCTGATGCTCGCCGTCCCGGGCAGCACGGCGGTGCGCGGCTTCAGCATGTTCGAGCTCTCCTTCGTCTACGTGCTCTTCGAAGACGGGACGGACCTCTACTGGGCACGCAGCCGGGTGCTCGAAGCGCTCAGCGCGGCGCGCGAGCGCCTGCCTCCCGAGGTGCAGCCCCGCCTCGGGCCCGACGCGACGGGCGTCGGCTGGGTGTACCAGTACGTGCTGTACCCCGGCTGGTACTGCGCGTCGGCTCCGCGCGGCGTGTGGCGCGACGATGCCGCCGATCGCTGGTGGGCGCGCCCCGACGACGCGCCGCCCGACCGCCGGCCGGCGCTGCGACGGGTGCGCGGCTTCGCCGATCCGGGGACGTGCCCGCTCGACGGCTCCCCGCTCCGGGCCTCCGATCAGGACCTGAGCTCGCTGCGCGCGCTCCAGGACTGGTACGTGCGCCAGCCGCTCAACGCCGTGCCGGGCGTGGCCGAGGTGGCGTCGATCGGCGGTTTCGTCCGCGAGTATCAGGTGGTGCTCCGTCCCGAGCGGCTGCTCGCCCTCGATCTGCCCATCGGCGACGTCGTGCGCGCGGTCGAGCGCTCCAACCGCGACGTCGGCGGCGCCGTCGTCGAGATGGCGGAGCACGAGTACATGGTGCGCAGCCGCGGCTACCTCGGCGGCGTCGACGATCTCGCGCAGGTGCCCGTGCGCGTCGGTGCCGACGGTACGCCCGTGCTCCTCGGCGACGTGGCGACCATCCAGGTGGGCGGCGCGGCGCGGCGCGGCGTCGGCGAGCTCGACGGACGGGGCGAGGCGGTGGGGGGCGTCGTCGTCGCCCGCTTCGGCGAGAACGCCTACCAGGTGATCCAGGCGGCGAAGGCGAAGCTCGCCGAGCTCGAGGCGGGGCTTCCGCCCGGCGTCTACGTGCTGCCGACGTACGATCGCTCGGCGCTGATCGAGCGCGCCGTCGGCACGCTACGGCGCGCGGTGATCGAGGAGCTGATCGTGACCGCGCTCGTCTGCCTCGTCTTCCTGGCGCACGTGCGCAGCGCGCTGGTGGCGATCGTGGTGCTGCCGATCGGGCTCCTGGTGTCGCTGCTGGTGATGCAGCTGCTCGGCATCAACGCCAACGTCATGAGCCTCGGCGGCCTCGCGCTCGCGGTCGGCGTGATGGTCGATTCCGCCGTCGTCATGATCGAGAACGCGCACAAGCACCTCGAGCGCGAGCGGGCACGGGTGGGGGCGGGCGGCACGCCGCGCGGCCAGGCGGCGGTCGTGCTCGCGGCGGCCGTCGAGGTCGGACCGAGCCTCTTCTTCTCCCTGCTCGTCATCACGGTGTCGTTCCTGCCGATCTTCGTCCTCGGCGAGCAGTCGGGACGGCTGTTCGGCCCGCTCGCCTACACGAAGACGTTCGCCATCGCCGCCGGCGCCGTCCTCGGCATCACCGTGGTGCCGGCGCTGATGGTGTGGCTGGTGCGCGGGCGCATCCCGTCGGAGGCGGCGAACCCGCTGAACCGCGCCGGGACGCGGCTCTACGAGCCCGCCTTCCACCTGACCATGCGCCATCCCGTCGCCACCCTGGCCGTGGTCGCCGTGCTGGGCGCGTCGGCCCTGTGGCCGCTGTCGCAGCTGGGTGAGGAGTTCATGCCGCCGCTCGACGAGGGCGACCTCCTCTACATGCCGACCACCGACCCGGGCATCGGCGTCACCGCGAGCACGGCGCTGCTCCAGCAGACCGATCGGCTCATCAAGACGTTCCCCGAGGTCGTGCGCGTGCACGGCAAGATCGGTCGCGCCGAGACCGCCACCGACCCGGCGCCGCTCTCGATGATCGAGACGGTCGTGCAGCTCGAGCCCGACCCGGCGCGCTGGCGCACGCGGACGGTCGCCCGCTTCCATGACGGCTGGCCCGACTGGCTCGCCGCGCCGCTGCGCTGGATCTGGTCGAGCCGGCGCACCATCACGCGCGAGGAGCTGACCTACGGATGGACCGAGCCGGACGGCACGCGGCATCCGGGGCTCCACCAGAGCGTCAGCTTCCCCGGGGTCGCCAACGCCTGGCCGTATCCGATCGAGAACCGCCTGCAGATGCTGACCACCGGCATCAAGACGCCCGTCGGCGTGAAGGTCCTCGGGCCCGACCTCGACGTCCTCTCCGCCCTCGCCGAGCGCACGGCCAACGTGCTCCGCACCGTGCCCGGAACGGTCAGCGCGTACCCGGAGCGCACGACCGGCGGCTACTACCTCGACGTCGACGTCGACCGCGGGGCGGCGGCGCGCTACGGCCTCACCACCGGCGACGTGCAGGACGTCGTCCAGACCGCCGTCGGCGGCATGGCGGTGACGACCGCCGTCGAGGGGCTCGCCCGATACCCGGTGACGGTGCGCTACGCGCGCGAGCTGCGCGACGATCTGCCGGCCCTGCGGGCCGTCCTCGTGCCCACGGCGACCGGTACGCAGGTGCCGCTCGGGCAGCTCGCCACCCTGCGCGTGACGCCCGGCCCGCCGATGATCCGCAGCGAGGACGCGCGCCGGAGCAGCTGGGTCTACGTCGACATCACGGGACGCGACCTCGGCGGCTACGTGCGCGAGGCACGCGCCCGCGTCGACGCCGAGGCGCCGCTGCCGCCGGGGTACACGCGACTCTGGTCCGGCCGTTTCGAGCAGCTCGAGCGCGCGAACGCCCGCCTCCGCGTGGTCGTGCCGATCACGCTCGTCCTCATCGTGCTGCTGCTCTACGCCGCGAACGGCAGCTGGCTGCGGGTCGGCATCGTGCTCCTCGCCGTGCCCTTCAGCCTGATCGGCGCGTTCTGGTTCCTGTGGATCCTCGACTACGACCTCAGCCTCGCGGTCTGGGTCGGCATCATCGCGCTGCTCGGCATCGACGCCGAGACCGGGCAGGTGATGCTCCTCTACCTCGACACCACGCTCGAGCGCTGGCGCGACGCGGGCCGGCTGCGGACGGCCGACGACCTGTACGCGGCCATCCACGAGGGCGCGGTGCAGCGCCTGCGGCCGAAGACGATGACCGTGGCGACGGACCTGATCGGGCTGCTGCCGCTGCTGTGGGTCACGGGCACCGGCGCCGACGTCACCCGGCGTCTG